Proteins encoded in a region of the Gammaproteobacteria bacterium genome:
- a CDS encoding DNA/RNA non-specific endonuclease — translation MQQISLTVLLSLLLVSGGAPVAMENLTIAHCLQGCPTGTAASNEIVVRHLYAVSINQQTRMADWVSYRILPQSIGVASLLPRRWNNDQLAQNSVRVEELGTGAATDTLQQPVLGNQPESVYRITEFTVQAGDQGRLVPMTSFAGTGYWNDLNLVSVMSLMRSDLRLGAWSRLDQAVNALVRSDGELFVIAGPVYQFDGTLPEAGSSSTPTAFFKVVANQAGAVAAFLFDQDLPIHASFCAQHTELDTVAEAAGLALFPAATEWPLSGLGDRLGC, via the coding sequence ATGCAACAGATTTCGCTTACGGTGCTGCTCAGCCTGCTCCTAGTCTCCGGAGGAGCGCCCGTGGCAATGGAAAATCTGACTATCGCCCACTGTCTGCAAGGGTGCCCAACGGGCACGGCTGCCAGCAATGAGATTGTGGTTCGACATCTTTACGCTGTCTCTATCAACCAGCAGACCAGGATGGCGGACTGGGTTTCCTATCGAATTCTGCCGCAAAGTATCGGGGTCGCCTCGCTGCTGCCACGGCGATGGAATAATGACCAACTGGCACAGAACAGTGTGCGGGTTGAAGAGCTGGGGACCGGCGCTGCCACTGACACGTTGCAGCAACCCGTGCTGGGCAATCAGCCGGAGAGTGTATACCGGATAACCGAGTTTACCGTGCAGGCGGGCGATCAGGGCCGCCTGGTACCCATGACCAGCTTTGCCGGAACTGGTTACTGGAACGATCTCAATCTGGTTTCTGTCATGTCGTTGATGAGGAGTGATCTGCGCCTGGGCGCCTGGTCCCGGCTGGATCAGGCTGTCAATGCCCTGGTGCGCAGCGACGGTGAGCTGTTCGTGATCGCCGGGCCGGTTTATCAGTTCGATGGTACTTTGCCTGAGGCCGGGAGCAGCAGCACGCCCACGGCCTTTTTCAAGGTGGTCGCCAATCAGGCCGGAGCGGTGGCCGCGTTTCTTTTCGATCAGGATTTACCGATACATGCCAGCTTCTGCGCGCAGCACACTGAGCTCGATACAGTGGCTGAGGCGGCTGGGCTTGCACTGTTTCCCGCAGCAACGGAATGGCCTTTGAGCGGGTTAGGCGACCGGCTGGGATGCTGA
- a CDS encoding fumarylacetoacetate hydrolase family protein: MNYLFPPLIPSVPIADSDSALAVHRVYCVGKNYVDHAREMGGDPSREPPCFFSKPADAVVHGREEIPFPGHTGKLHYEVELVVALGKGGRNVAVDDAADLILGYGVGIDLTRRDLQDDAKKAGRPWDVAKGFDNSAPLSAIHRVARTGILDRAEISLTVNGEIRQQGNIADMTWGVAEIIAELSTYFTLREGDLIFTGTPAGVGPLQVGDRVVATVEGIDQLAIRLV; encoded by the coding sequence ATGAATTATCTGTTTCCGCCACTGATACCCAGCGTTCCGATAGCCGACAGCGATAGCGCCCTGGCAGTTCACCGGGTCTATTGTGTAGGTAAGAACTATGTAGACCATGCGCGGGAAATGGGGGGGGATCCCAGCCGCGAGCCGCCCTGCTTTTTCAGCAAGCCTGCGGACGCAGTGGTTCACGGCAGGGAGGAGATTCCGTTTCCCGGGCATACCGGCAAGCTTCACTATGAGGTGGAACTGGTGGTGGCTCTTGGCAAGGGTGGCAGAAATGTTGCAGTCGATGATGCCGCGGACCTGATCCTGGGCTATGGGGTCGGTATTGATCTAACCCGCCGAGACCTGCAGGATGACGCCAAGAAAGCGGGCCGCCCCTGGGATGTTGCCAAGGGCTTTGATAATTCAGCGCCGCTTTCGGCTATTCATCGTGTCGCCCGGACCGGGATTCTGGACCGTGCGGAGATCAGTCTGACGGTAAATGGTGAAATACGGCAACAGGGTAATATTGCAGACATGACCTGGGGTGTCGCGGAAATAATTGCCGAACTTTCCACTTACTTCACGTTGCGCGAGGGTGATCTGATCTTCACCGGCACGCCAGCCGGCGTGGGGCCTCTGCAGGTGGGGGACAGGGTGGTGGCAACCGTAGAGGGAATAGACCAACTGGCGATCCGCCTGGTCTGA
- a CDS encoding class I adenylate-forming enzyme family protein codes for MLSREEMKRDLERLREIVLALKAPGRPLATHKEIIDGIELDVFSNTPQTLDEIYRLGLEIAERDFLVYQDERFSFGETYRLAQQLARVMIGRYDIAKGDRVALCSRNNPEWCLAYLATTMIGAIVVPMNSWWTGAEMEYGLEDSGARLLFADQERIDRIEPYLNPLNLQVVAIKPERNQPYPEFHQLLAGPAFADIDLAQHRATADDDASIMYTSGSTGHPKGVLSTHRNITHALYTWLFVKEANEILRPELAETDPTAEPAILCNVPLFHVTGSHAQFLNCFVTRRKFVMMYKWDPEVALQLIEKERISVFHGVPTMTWELMQSPAFDRTDLSCLRSVQSGGAARPPEHLALMLKRFPAKAVPGLGYGLTETNAIGGIITGKFYEANPRSTGRPTPPVTQVRIVDELGNTLDAGQAGEICIKGPTVMRGYWNKPQDTREVIRDGWFHSGDIGILDDLGFLIIMDRAKDIVIRGGENIGCAEVEYAIVEHPAVNEVSVYGIPDNRLGEVPCATVMLKPGESLSSEDLNTFLARKLARFKIPAHFFFQYEQLPRIASGKIAKKQLREIAEAKLASD; via the coding sequence ATGCTGAGTCGCGAGGAGATGAAACGGGATCTGGAGCGCCTGCGGGAAATAGTTCTGGCCCTCAAGGCGCCCGGTCGCCCCCTAGCCACCCACAAGGAAATCATCGACGGTATCGAGCTCGATGTATTTTCCAATACACCGCAGACCCTCGACGAAATTTACCGGCTGGGCTTAGAGATTGCCGAGCGGGATTTTCTCGTCTATCAGGATGAGCGTTTCAGCTTTGGCGAAACCTACCGGTTGGCTCAGCAGCTCGCGCGAGTGATGATAGGCCGCTATGACATAGCCAAAGGGGACCGGGTTGCCCTCTGCTCCCGCAATAATCCCGAGTGGTGTCTGGCCTACCTGGCTACCACCATGATCGGAGCTATCGTGGTTCCCATGAACTCCTGGTGGACTGGCGCCGAAATGGAGTATGGCCTGGAGGACAGTGGCGCCAGGCTGTTGTTTGCCGACCAGGAACGCATCGATCGTATTGAGCCCTACCTGAACCCGCTGAACCTGCAGGTGGTCGCCATCAAACCGGAGCGGAACCAGCCCTACCCAGAATTTCACCAGCTGCTGGCCGGGCCGGCCTTTGCGGACATCGACCTCGCGCAGCACCGGGCCACGGCTGACGACGACGCCTCGATCATGTACACCTCCGGTTCTACCGGGCACCCCAAGGGCGTGCTTTCTACCCACCGCAACATCACCCACGCCCTGTATACCTGGCTGTTCGTCAAAGAAGCGAACGAAATTCTGCGCCCGGAACTGGCGGAGACGGACCCGACAGCCGAGCCGGCCATTTTATGCAACGTCCCCCTGTTTCATGTGACCGGCAGTCACGCCCAGTTCCTGAACTGCTTTGTCACCCGGCGCAAGTTCGTCATGATGTACAAATGGGATCCGGAAGTCGCCCTGCAGCTGATAGAAAAAGAACGCATTTCGGTTTTTCACGGCGTACCGACCATGACCTGGGAGTTGATGCAGTCGCCTGCTTTCGACCGGACCGATCTTAGCTGCCTGCGCAGCGTCCAGAGCGGTGGCGCCGCCCGCCCCCCGGAACATCTGGCACTGATGCTGAAAAGGTTTCCTGCCAAGGCCGTCCCCGGACTTGGCTACGGCCTGACGGAAACCAATGCCATTGGCGGCATCATCACCGGCAAGTTCTACGAGGCTAATCCCCGCAGTACCGGGCGACCGACTCCACCGGTAACCCAGGTTAGAATAGTCGACGAGCTGGGCAACACGCTCGACGCCGGCCAGGCAGGCGAAATCTGTATCAAAGGCCCCACTGTCATGCGTGGTTACTGGAACAAACCCCAGGACACCCGGGAGGTGATCAGGGATGGCTGGTTCCATTCCGGCGATATCGGCATACTCGATGATCTGGGGTTCCTGATCATCATGGACCGGGCCAAGGACATCGTTATCCGCGGCGGCGAAAACATAGGCTGCGCGGAAGTGGAGTACGCCATCGTGGAACATCCTGCCGTTAACGAGGTATCCGTGTACGGTATCCCCGATAACCGCCTGGGAGAAGTTCCCTGCGCCACGGTCATGTTGAAGCCAGGAGAATCCCTCTCAAGCGAGGATCTCAATACTTTTCTGGCCCGGAAACTGGCCCGCTTCAAGATCCCGGCTCATTTCTTTTTCCAGTATGAACAGCTGCCGCGGATCGCCAGTGGCAAAATCGCCAAGAAGCAGCTGCGCGAAATCGCGGAAGCAAAGCTCGCCAGTGACTGA
- a CDS encoding NADPH:quinone oxidoreductase family protein has product MKAIVCHSYGPPENLALEEVADPIPGENQAVVEVFAASLNFPDTLQIQGKYQFQPPMPFIPGSEVGGVVNSIGPGLKDFQPGDRVMATPSIGGLAEKVTVDRAGLRKIPDNMDFKTAASFAMVYTTSYHALKQRARLQPGETLLVLGASGGVGLTAVELGKLMGARVIAAASSDEKLDFVRRFKPDHTINYADGELKEKVKELTDGRGADVIYDPVGGDLFDQCTRCINWNGRLLVVGFTSGRIPEYKANLALLKGASMVGVFLGRFRKEEPEAYEQNFQELLDLFAAGRIQPVVTQAFPMQEFVSAFNVFSERKVMGKVVLEIRAES; this is encoded by the coding sequence ATGAAAGCGATTGTTTGTCATTCCTATGGCCCCCCTGAAAACCTGGCACTGGAAGAGGTGGCGGATCCCATCCCCGGAGAAAATCAGGCGGTTGTCGAGGTGTTTGCCGCATCGCTCAATTTCCCCGACACGCTGCAGATTCAGGGCAAGTACCAGTTCCAACCCCCCATGCCTTTTATACCGGGCTCCGAAGTCGGTGGTGTTGTCAATTCTATTGGCCCGGGCCTGAAAGATTTCCAGCCTGGCGACCGGGTCATGGCCACGCCCTCCATTGGCGGCCTGGCCGAGAAAGTGACCGTCGATAGGGCCGGCCTGCGGAAAATACCTGACAACATGGATTTCAAAACGGCGGCCAGTTTTGCCATGGTCTACACCACCTCTTACCACGCTCTGAAGCAACGGGCCCGACTGCAGCCCGGAGAAACTCTCCTGGTGCTGGGTGCCAGCGGCGGTGTGGGCCTCACGGCGGTGGAGCTTGGTAAGCTGATGGGCGCCCGGGTAATCGCCGCAGCCAGCTCAGACGAGAAGCTGGATTTTGTCAGGCGCTTCAAACCTGACCATACTATTAACTACGCAGACGGCGAGTTGAAAGAGAAAGTCAAGGAATTGACCGACGGGCGTGGCGCCGACGTCATTTACGATCCCGTCGGCGGTGATCTGTTTGATCAGTGTACCCGCTGCATCAACTGGAACGGCCGCTTGCTGGTCGTTGGTTTTACCAGCGGTAGAATTCCCGAGTACAAGGCCAACCTGGCACTTTTGAAAGGAGCCTCCATGGTCGGAGTCTTCCTGGGCCGGTTCCGCAAGGAGGAGCCAGAGGCCTACGAGCAGAATTTTCAGGAACTGCTGGACCTGTTCGCCGCCGGCAGGATCCAGCCGGTTGTCACACAGGCCTTTCCGATGCAGGAATTCGTGTCTGCCTTCAATGTTTTCTCAGAACGCAAGGTGATGGGCAAGGTAGTGCTAGAAATCAGGGCCGAGAGTTAA